The following proteins come from a genomic window of Haloplanus salinus:
- a CDS encoding Cdc6/Cdc18 family protein, producing MSESDDLFIREDPIFVNKELLEINHLPEEGRIVGRDEEIGQLANAVNPGIFGQSPSNVLIYGKTGTGKSLCAKYVSRRLVQTADEEGVSASHAYVDCAQDGTETQAVQTIASSVNTDETDIYIPDKGISTATYYKRLWKILDAEYDVVLIILDEIDKLEDDDILMQLSRAGEAGKLDSCKIGVIGVSNKIKYKDRMDERVKSSLCEREFVFPPYDASQLNEIMVARSDAFRDGVLDDGVIPRAAALAAREHGDARKAIDILRYAGEIAQSTEAETVREEFVTQARERAETDRFRELIRGSTPHSRYVLQALTMLSINARKDETTPDNQGFRTTRVYDLYEQICRQEGSDSLSLRRVRDLLKEHAFLDIVEQSRHSGGSAEGSYTEHTLLEDPAVVKDVLADTIE from the coding sequence ATGTCCGAATCTGACGATCTATTCATTCGGGAGGACCCAATCTTCGTGAATAAGGAGCTACTCGAAATTAATCACCTCCCCGAGGAGGGACGGATCGTCGGCCGGGACGAGGAGATCGGTCAGCTCGCGAACGCCGTCAATCCCGGTATTTTCGGTCAGTCTCCGAGTAATGTCCTCATCTACGGCAAGACTGGCACGGGAAAATCGCTCTGTGCCAAATACGTGTCTCGTCGACTCGTCCAGACGGCCGACGAGGAAGGTGTCAGCGCGTCCCACGCTTACGTCGACTGTGCGCAGGATGGAACCGAAACGCAGGCAGTACAGACGATTGCGAGCAGTGTCAACACTGACGAGACGGATATTTATATTCCGGACAAGGGCATCAGTACCGCCACCTACTACAAGCGGCTGTGGAAGATCCTCGATGCCGAATACGACGTCGTGTTGATCATCCTCGACGAGATCGATAAACTGGAGGACGACGATATTTTGATGCAGCTCTCGCGAGCCGGCGAGGCCGGAAAACTCGACTCCTGTAAGATCGGCGTGATCGGCGTCAGTAACAAGATCAAATACAAGGATCGGATGGACGAACGGGTCAAATCGAGCCTCTGCGAACGCGAGTTCGTCTTCCCGCCTTACGACGCCTCTCAACTCAACGAGATCATGGTCGCTCGAAGCGATGCGTTCCGTGATGGCGTACTCGACGATGGCGTCATTCCACGGGCCGCGGCGCTCGCCGCTCGCGAACACGGTGACGCTCGTAAGGCCATCGACATCCTGCGTTACGCCGGTGAGATAGCCCAGTCGACCGAGGCCGAGACCGTTCGCGAAGAGTTCGTGACACAGGCCCGCGAACGCGCCGAAACCGACCGCTTCAGGGAACTGATTCGTGGCTCGACACCGCACTCACGGTATGTGCTGCAGGCACTGACGATGCTGTCGATCAATGCCCGTAAAGATGAGACTACGCCCGACAATCAGGGCTTCCGTACGACTCGAGTCTACGATCTCTACGAGCAGATTTGCCGACAGGAGGGATCCGATTCGCTTTCGCTTCGCCGGGTTCGTGATCTCCTGAAAGAACACGCGTTTCTGGATATCGTCGAGCAATCGCGCCATAGCGGCGGGAGTGCTGAGGGGAGCTATACGGAGCATACGTTGCTCGAAGACCCTGCTGTGGTCAAGGATGTCCTGGCCGATACGATCGAGTGA
- a CDS encoding PAS domain S-box protein: protein MRETLDVVEATGDAYEPLTTNEVTERLDVGRRSTYERLKRLVDQERLRTKKVGARGRVWWRPPPAKAASETGDGAQRPPVRPNVEFRALVDTVEEYAIFQFDEEGYITTWNPGAEHVKGYEPKEIIGEHFSTFYTDDAVAEGVPGKTLEAAAAEGEIVNEGWRVRADGSRFWANVTITAIRDDDGELLGFAMVTRDMTERREREQQLRRERDLIERVLDTVPVGVGVASSEGEILRVNERSTDLLGIVDDDGAYDLNDYKLYDTDGSPISQEEQPVTRVVETGNAVREQQCQIEHSDGERRWLSVHAAPLEDEDGQVDRVVVVGEDISPLREQANRLERQRDDLETELAEVFDRVDDAFYAIDEEWRFTHVNDRGEEFLGRTEGELLGRVVWEVFPEAKGTMGEEAFRRAVKTQESVTYEECFEPLDRWFEVRAYPSESGLSVYFRDITERKQRERELERYEQLVETVWDGVAALDDDDRFTMVNDAFCEMAGYDREELLGEPVTRIHSEEVNEEAAELNEEVQRGERDVATLEFQLLTADGETVPVEGRFGPYKHGDTSGRVGVVRDITERKEHERELDESRRRLQTLVEHFPNGAVALVDEDLRYVTVGGTPLREAGKTVDELEGQHLESVLPTELSEVLVPKYEAALNGDTQIFEQGLGERFITFRIVPVRDDDGEVFAAAAMSQDITDRKERERELQEAKTQLEAATEAGAVGTWEWHIPEDEFVAGPSFARTFGVDPEAAREGVSLERFLSNIHEDDRDRIERKIDEAVESCGEYEEEYRVENANGKYRWVLAKARVVCEDGDPVTFPGAVTDVTERKQYERELEEAERRYRTLVENYPNGAIILFDEDLEYLIAGGEAFEGLDVSIEDLEGDTIPEHLPAEFTDTFEPRFRAVFEGQVSEFEFEFNDQIRQFQVVPVRDGSGSIFAGLTISQDVTQHREHERELKRQREQLEAVNNLNGVVQDITDAVVAQSTREEIEDAVVGGLADAESFSFAWIGEVDGVTREVELRTEAGVDGYLDGVTITTDLDDERSNGPTAQALLTGEPQVAQDVQTNPGHDPWRDHIEAYDIRSSAAIPIVHEGATHGVLNVYADRPYAFDDTERQVLTQLGEVVGHAIAAVERKQALMSDEVVELEFRIPGVFQALEIEASSEGQITHDQAVPTGDGSYLLYGTATDDAWPAVGSIIDAVPHWESVQDLGQRGDRHRFEVTLTEPPVLSVVASRGGYVQEAVIEDGDYHMTVHLPPTVDNRSIAEAVEDAYPMADLVAQRQFSRTDDTRARFERLLHEELTERQRAAVEVAFHAGFFEWPRESDGEAVSESLGVSPPTFHQHLRKAERKVFEALLKGPVPSDEAAVA, encoded by the coding sequence TTGCGTGAAACGCTCGACGTGGTCGAGGCCACGGGGGACGCCTATGAACCGCTGACAACGAACGAGGTGACCGAACGCCTCGACGTAGGCCGGCGAAGCACCTACGAGCGTCTAAAACGGCTGGTCGACCAGGAACGCCTCAGGACCAAGAAGGTCGGGGCGCGGGGACGGGTCTGGTGGCGGCCGCCGCCGGCGAAGGCCGCGAGCGAGACGGGGGACGGGGCCCAGCGACCGCCGGTTCGACCGAACGTGGAGTTCCGGGCCCTCGTCGATACGGTCGAGGAGTACGCCATCTTCCAATTCGACGAGGAGGGGTACATCACGACGTGGAATCCGGGCGCAGAGCACGTGAAGGGGTACGAACCCAAAGAGATCATTGGCGAACACTTCTCTACCTTCTACACTGACGATGCCGTCGCCGAGGGGGTCCCCGGGAAGACCCTCGAAGCGGCGGCTGCCGAGGGCGAGATAGTGAACGAAGGCTGGCGGGTCCGTGCCGACGGCTCGCGGTTCTGGGCGAACGTCACCATCACCGCCATCCGCGACGACGACGGCGAACTCCTCGGATTCGCGATGGTCACGCGAGACATGACCGAACGGCGCGAGCGCGAACAGCAACTCCGGCGTGAGCGGGACCTAATCGAGCGCGTGCTGGACACGGTCCCCGTCGGCGTGGGAGTAGCCTCTTCGGAGGGTGAGATCCTTCGGGTGAACGAGCGCTCCACTGATCTTCTCGGCATCGTCGACGACGACGGTGCCTACGACCTCAATGACTACAAGCTGTACGATACCGACGGGTCCCCAATCAGTCAGGAGGAGCAGCCGGTTACTCGAGTGGTGGAAACGGGTAACGCCGTCCGTGAGCAGCAGTGTCAGATCGAACACTCCGACGGCGAGCGCCGGTGGCTGTCGGTGCACGCCGCCCCGCTAGAGGACGAGGACGGCCAAGTCGATCGTGTCGTCGTGGTCGGTGAGGACATCAGCCCGCTCAGAGAGCAGGCCAACCGGCTCGAACGTCAGCGCGACGACTTAGAAACCGAGCTCGCAGAGGTGTTCGACCGCGTCGACGACGCGTTCTACGCCATCGACGAGGAGTGGCGGTTCACCCATGTGAACGACCGAGGCGAGGAGTTCCTCGGCCGAACCGAGGGCGAACTCCTCGGGCGTGTCGTCTGGGAGGTCTTCCCCGAGGCGAAAGGGACCATGGGTGAGGAGGCATTTCGTCGGGCGGTTAAAACGCAGGAGTCGGTTACGTACGAGGAATGCTTCGAGCCTCTCGATCGATGGTTCGAGGTCCGGGCATACCCCTCGGAAAGCGGCCTCTCGGTGTACTTTCGCGACATCACCGAGCGCAAGCAACGGGAGCGCGAACTCGAACGGTACGAACAACTCGTCGAGACCGTCTGGGACGGTGTAGCGGCTCTGGACGATGACGACCGGTTCACGATGGTCAACGACGCATTCTGCGAGATGGCGGGGTACGACCGCGAGGAACTGCTAGGCGAACCCGTGACGCGCATCCACAGCGAGGAGGTCAACGAGGAGGCGGCCGAACTGAACGAAGAGGTGCAGCGAGGCGAGAGGGACGTCGCGACGCTGGAGTTCCAGTTGCTGACGGCTGACGGGGAGACCGTCCCCGTTGAGGGACGGTTCGGCCCGTACAAACACGGCGACACATCCGGACGTGTCGGCGTCGTTCGGGACATCACCGAGCGCAAGGAACACGAGCGGGAACTCGATGAGTCCAGGCGGCGCCTCCAGACGCTCGTCGAGCACTTCCCCAACGGTGCCGTCGCCCTCGTCGACGAAGACCTCCGCTACGTAACTGTGGGTGGCACACCCCTCAGGGAAGCCGGGAAGACCGTCGATGAACTGGAGGGGCAACATCTCGAGAGCGTTCTCCCGACCGAGCTTTCCGAGGTACTCGTGCCGAAGTACGAAGCTGCGCTCAATGGGGACACACAAATTTTCGAACAGGGACTCGGAGAGCGGTTCATCACGTTCCGAATCGTGCCCGTTCGAGATGACGACGGCGAGGTTTTCGCCGCGGCGGCAATGTCCCAGGATATTACTGACCGGAAGGAACGCGAACGAGAGCTCCAGGAGGCCAAGACTCAGCTCGAGGCCGCGACCGAGGCGGGTGCAGTCGGGACCTGGGAGTGGCACATCCCAGAGGACGAGTTCGTCGCCGGCCCGTCGTTCGCTCGAACTTTCGGCGTCGACCCCGAGGCGGCCCGCGAGGGCGTTTCGCTCGAACGGTTCCTCTCGAACATCCACGAAGACGACCGCGATCGGATCGAGCGGAAGATCGACGAAGCGGTCGAGTCGTGCGGCGAGTATGAAGAGGAGTACCGCGTCGAGAATGCCAACGGCAAGTACCGATGGGTGCTGGCTAAAGCGCGTGTCGTATGTGAGGACGGCGACCCGGTCACCTTCCCGGGGGCGGTTACCGACGTCACCGAGCGCAAGCAGTACGAGCGAGAGCTCGAAGAGGCCGAGCGCCGCTACAGAACACTCGTCGAGAACTACCCGAACGGAGCCATCATCCTGTTCGACGAGGACCTCGAATATCTGATCGCGGGCGGCGAGGCGTTCGAGGGACTGGACGTTTCAATCGAGGACCTAGAGGGAGATACGATTCCCGAGCACCTTCCTGCGGAGTTCACCGACACGTTCGAACCCAGATTCCGCGCCGTTTTCGAGGGCCAGGTCAGCGAATTCGAGTTCGAATTCAACGACCAGATCCGCCAGTTCCAGGTCGTCCCCGTTCGTGACGGGAGCGGGTCGATATTCGCCGGCTTGACCATCTCCCAGGATGTCACTCAACACCGGGAACACGAGCGTGAACTGAAGCGCCAGCGCGAGCAGCTCGAAGCCGTCAACAACCTCAACGGGGTCGTCCAAGACATCACCGACGCCGTCGTCGCCCAGTCGACGCGCGAGGAGATAGAGGATGCCGTCGTCGGCGGCCTTGCCGACGCCGAGTCGTTCTCGTTCGCCTGGATTGGTGAAGTCGACGGCGTCACCAGAGAGGTGGAGCTCCGCACGGAGGCCGGCGTCGATGGGTACCTAGACGGGGTTACGATCACTACCGACCTCGACGACGAGCGGAGCAACGGGCCGACTGCGCAGGCGCTACTGACCGGCGAGCCACAGGTCGCTCAGGACGTCCAGACAAATCCGGGACACGACCCATGGCGCGACCACATCGAGGCCTACGACATCCGCTCCTCGGCGGCCATCCCCATCGTCCACGAGGGGGCGACCCACGGCGTGTTGAACGTCTACGCCGACCGGCCCTACGCCTTCGATGACACCGAGCGCCAGGTGCTCACCCAGCTCGGGGAAGTGGTGGGCCATGCCATCGCCGCCGTCGAGCGCAAGCAGGCACTGATGAGCGACGAGGTGGTCGAACTCGAATTCCGCATCCCGGGCGTGTTCCAGGCACTCGAGATCGAGGCCAGCAGTGAGGGACAAATCACGCACGACCAGGCAGTTCCGACCGGTGACGGATCCTATCTGTTGTATGGGACCGCCACCGACGATGCGTGGCCCGCCGTTGGATCGATCATCGATGCAGTCCCGCACTGGGAGTCCGTCCAGGACCTCGGCCAACGCGGCGACCGCCACCGCTTCGAGGTGACCCTGACCGAGCCACCGGTGCTATCCGTCGTCGCCTCGCGGGGCGGCTACGTCCAGGAGGCCGTCATCGAGGACGGCGACTATCACATGACGGTTCACTTGCCGCCGACCGTCGACAACCGGTCGATCGCCGAGGCGGTCGAGGACGCCTATCCGATGGCCGATCTGGTCGCCCAGCGGCAGTTCTCCCGAACCGACGATACGAGGGCGCGATTCGAGCGGCTCCTCCACGAGGAACTCACCGAGCGCCAGCGGGCGGCGGTCGAGGTGGCTTTCCATGCCGGTTTCTTCGAGTGGCCCCGCGAGAGCGACGGCGAAGCGGTGTCCGAGTCGCTGGGCGTCTCGCCGCCGACGTTCCACCAGCACCTCCGCAAGGCAGAACGGAAAGTGTTCGAGGCGTTGTTAAAAGGGCCGGTGCCATCCGACGAAGCGGCAGTAGCCTGA
- a CDS encoding DUF7344 domain-containing protein: protein MLADKRRRVLLAELEEHTDPVSLDALTSAIVARERDDGGQSRSDRVRISLHHVHFPLLDELGIVDYDHENNVIEPQRAAIDGLTD, encoded by the coding sequence GTGCTTGCCGACAAGCGTCGCCGGGTTCTGCTGGCAGAGCTCGAGGAACACACGGACCCAGTCTCGCTGGATGCGCTCACGTCGGCTATAGTCGCCCGCGAACGCGACGACGGCGGCCAGAGTCGCTCTGACAGGGTTCGGATCTCGCTGCACCACGTTCACTTCCCGCTGCTCGACGAGCTGGGCATCGTGGACTACGATCACGAGAATAACGTCATCGAGCCACAGCGCGCGGCCATCGACGGGCTCACTGACTGA
- a CDS encoding tubulin-like doman-containing protein, which translates to MTVPDRVFTIGGAGKDIGMELLESDWLLREILRPRRDPKQLTITLLDTAEEERDDDLNRIEAIRQRRDELKAELRDTNQGRVGDIDIRYKLITENIMLNSRIDLTGEDVVPRIVAGNGIDEGNWWIDEDHIEENLNFAKGAVRKRGLGKAMYYKAYAEDDELATLVDIPSKGEVAIIGGLGGGTGSGLFVDIATELAQKMPTADITLFGVLPNHTEGLRESANAFAALSELERLSLEGDQLFKDRILMPIDPTGFDGKRGNRVESDEMLEQFDEAATYLIAGYYNTQGMEDVFSGSPQFAPFTVGIPQILRYNIDAVQEARGTFQELLDLKESAMDAERDIYEEVELFLDTQFDDAEGGLRGEDENDLAERLNTFESLLDSELFGELDYKSVGIFKDIVSDARNEAEDIGDQVDVIGGSLRAGVAEPNQQTTFKDSVDARLVDVLSQELELLVRRKRLLEQKTAIDTSRIQRTVEYLLGTEDVGTSAGGILQRLQSQLDDSVEKLERLEDDLAETEAELEKVREDQQEEIKASTSKWKRTVEDDLEQLQTLNVEAVEADLAALHSALASYMSEVVNTETADEVDNVDRGEVNQAFDQLEGTLHPMGVSVEADKRAINQSLSELRDAKKAHLTMQQEESTFESLTPWESSTAEEKQDAQKTFRMASNRLDDAGVFSLGPPDEFRVDIEYDADAVVRKVEQQASDLRTDIVRALRDAVDEEPNEGDIAELETELDTTPIDREACREIVRRAFERELVETDDLAARRQNLQARIDELTVEMELYEETIDLFEAVNAHRRTFEQNNTEFRESLATFDEDAGGSVAVKSEDYVFIKNIQPDDVLQATGNETLAETDLFADPHERNRLRESLEELAKNTLDRKYTGLQRRKLNHRGRRYSDLRVRVALMSPAVDNIDGETIDLKSTYREAFDLEGNPTKQRYSAWSPPIGGDWDIGLGVFIDGVFLDNIRKVIQADGYASGYDEWASNPDVDIRIHHSLGLDDGYYIRRTDTLNIESTEDLEFLLQDEDAVVQGLLDQYSEQVWYGADEEDTEEAPQSADNSERSNGHERDHHSAMEDGSIEDSSHRDASEMVDRSGHDPSDSE; encoded by the coding sequence ATGACCGTACCGGATCGGGTCTTCACTATCGGGGGAGCGGGGAAAGACATCGGGATGGAGCTACTCGAATCTGATTGGCTTCTTCGCGAAATTCTTCGACCACGACGGGACCCAAAGCAGCTTACGATCACCCTTTTAGACACTGCCGAAGAGGAGCGTGATGACGATCTCAACCGCATCGAGGCGATTCGGCAACGTCGCGATGAACTCAAAGCGGAGCTTCGGGATACGAATCAGGGACGTGTCGGTGATATCGATATTCGATATAAGCTGATCACCGAGAATATCATGTTGAACAGCCGGATCGATCTTACGGGAGAAGATGTCGTCCCCCGTATTGTCGCTGGTAACGGAATTGACGAGGGGAATTGGTGGATCGACGAGGATCACATCGAAGAGAATCTTAATTTCGCCAAGGGGGCCGTGCGAAAGCGTGGTCTGGGGAAAGCGATGTATTACAAGGCTTACGCCGAGGATGACGAACTGGCCACACTCGTCGACATCCCGAGTAAGGGTGAGGTGGCGATTATCGGCGGTCTTGGTGGCGGTACGGGATCGGGTCTGTTCGTCGATATTGCAACCGAACTGGCTCAGAAGATGCCGACCGCAGACATCACGCTATTCGGTGTCCTGCCAAACCACACAGAAGGCTTGCGTGAAAGTGCGAATGCCTTCGCCGCGCTCTCGGAGCTTGAACGACTTAGCCTCGAAGGCGATCAGCTGTTCAAAGATCGGATCCTCATGCCGATCGATCCAACAGGATTCGACGGCAAGCGAGGCAACCGAGTCGAATCAGATGAAATGCTTGAGCAATTTGACGAGGCTGCTACCTATCTGATTGCTGGCTACTACAACACGCAGGGGATGGAAGACGTGTTCAGTGGCTCTCCGCAATTCGCACCTTTCACCGTTGGTATTCCCCAGATTCTCCGGTATAATATTGATGCCGTGCAGGAAGCACGCGGCACATTCCAAGAGCTCCTCGATCTGAAAGAGTCAGCGATGGACGCGGAGCGCGATATCTACGAAGAGGTTGAACTATTCCTTGATACACAGTTCGACGATGCCGAGGGTGGGCTTCGAGGCGAGGATGAGAACGACCTTGCTGAGCGGCTGAACACCTTCGAGTCTCTGCTTGACTCCGAACTCTTCGGCGAACTCGACTACAAATCGGTCGGCATCTTCAAAGACATCGTCTCTGATGCGAGAAACGAGGCCGAGGATATCGGCGATCAGGTTGATGTCATCGGTGGCTCGCTCCGGGCAGGGGTCGCAGAGCCGAACCAACAGACGACGTTCAAAGATAGCGTCGACGCGCGACTGGTCGACGTACTCAGTCAAGAACTCGAGTTGCTCGTGCGTCGCAAGCGACTGCTGGAGCAAAAGACCGCCATTGATACGAGCCGTATCCAGCGGACAGTAGAGTATCTCCTCGGTACAGAGGATGTGGGTACGAGTGCAGGTGGGATCCTTCAGCGACTGCAGTCGCAACTAGATGATTCAGTTGAGAAACTGGAGCGCTTAGAAGATGATCTCGCGGAGACGGAAGCCGAACTAGAGAAGGTTCGGGAGGACCAACAAGAGGAGATCAAGGCTAGCACCTCCAAATGGAAACGTACTGTCGAAGACGATCTGGAACAACTACAGACCCTCAACGTGGAGGCGGTCGAGGCCGATCTTGCGGCACTGCACTCAGCACTCGCGAGCTACATGAGTGAAGTTGTCAACACCGAGACTGCGGACGAAGTCGATAATGTGGACCGCGGTGAGGTAAATCAGGCATTCGATCAACTCGAAGGCACGCTCCATCCGATGGGCGTTTCCGTCGAAGCGGATAAGCGAGCGATCAACCAGTCGCTCTCCGAACTTCGCGACGCAAAAAAGGCGCATCTTACGATGCAACAGGAAGAGAGCACGTTCGAATCACTCACTCCTTGGGAGTCCTCAACTGCTGAGGAGAAACAGGACGCCCAGAAGACGTTCCGAATGGCGTCAAATCGCCTTGATGACGCCGGCGTGTTCTCACTGGGGCCGCCTGATGAGTTCCGTGTCGACATCGAGTACGACGCCGACGCGGTTGTCCGGAAAGTCGAACAGCAAGCCAGTGATCTCCGCACCGACATCGTTCGAGCGCTGCGTGATGCCGTTGACGAGGAACCAAATGAGGGAGATATCGCTGAGCTGGAGACGGAACTCGATACGACACCGATCGATCGCGAGGCCTGCCGCGAGATCGTCCGCCGAGCGTTCGAACGCGAACTCGTCGAGACAGACGACTTGGCGGCCAGACGTCAAAACTTGCAGGCTCGGATCGACGAGCTGACCGTCGAAATGGAACTGTATGAGGAGACGATCGACCTCTTCGAGGCGGTTAACGCCCACCGGCGCACGTTCGAGCAGAACAACACTGAATTCCGCGAGTCACTTGCCACATTCGACGAGGATGCCGGTGGCTCCGTCGCCGTCAAGTCGGAAGATTACGTCTTCATTAAGAACATTCAGCCCGACGACGTGCTCCAAGCGACCGGCAACGAGACGCTCGCCGAAACCGATCTTTTCGCCGATCCGCATGAGCGCAATCGGCTGCGTGAGAGCCTCGAAGAACTCGCAAAGAACACACTTGACCGGAAGTACACGGGGCTTCAGCGTCGGAAACTAAATCACCGCGGTCGGCGGTACAGCGACCTTCGGGTTCGAGTCGCGCTCATGAGCCCCGCCGTGGACAATATCGATGGGGAGACAATCGATCTGAAATCGACATATCGGGAGGCATTCGATCTGGAAGGGAACCCGACAAAACAGCGATACAGCGCGTGGAGCCCTCCCATTGGTGGCGACTGGGATATCGGCCTTGGTGTGTTCATTGATGGTGTCTTCCTCGATAACATCCGGAAGGTGATTCAGGCTGATGGCTACGCTAGCGGGTATGATGAGTGGGCCAGTAATCCAGACGTTGATATCCGTATTCACCATAGTCTCGGCCTCGATGACGGCTACTACATCCGCCGAACCGACACGCTCAATATTGAATCAACCGAGGATCTCGAATTCCTGCTACAAGACGAGGACGCTGTCGTGCAAGGGCTCCTCGATCAGTATAGCGAGCAGGTCTGGTACGGAGCCGACGAAGAGGACACCGAGGAGGCACCACAGAGTGCGGACAACTCAGAGCGCTCGAACGGGCACGAAAGAGACCACCATTCGGCTATGGAAGATGGATCGATAGAGGACTCGTCCCATCGCGACGCTAGTGAGATGGTTGATCGGTCGGGTCACGATCCCTCAGATTCCGAATAA
- a CDS encoding outer membrane protein assembly factor BamB family protein has protein sequence MRSVGTAALSRRRLLAQFGAVTTATSGLIPMSGVAQSSATTNWPMHRSTATNAGTGSSVVPTESIQERWQFTVQAESFSAPAVVDGTAYVGSTSNSVYALDTATGNPRWQFRTDNSIYSTPAVADGTVYVSSTDSNVYALSTDDGSERWSTSLGLPIGASPTPVGDSVYIGGRNGRVSGLNATTGEVQWEFNTEGPIYGAPAVVDGNVYAANEAGMVFALDAEDGRRYWQTQVLNGFRSPPVVADGTLYLTSENDRVIALTAQFGEQQWSKNIPIQSPASLAVTDSILAVPGGDGTLYILDPDTGTERYQFDAGARCYSPVLSEDVLCVGISGGVRTIEPTTSAQQWSYTLSPSAHPALSVSNGVVYAAGENGTLYAIVGDETPTPGTDSADTSTQTPTPTTTPTPAPTDSRSDSDSTPTETPVSTSLATGTATPAMSTEPSQLSMVRENRTLLAGIGSVVLGSVLLASYLGLRNGSASDTVAATTESRDTHDTGDVGTDRDVEDVTSDMEPDELVEEATQAFEQGQRAKDQGEYGRAATRLEDAVEGFNQALSAVDDDQAPEIRDELEAAKAALLSVDSPRQALDDVQELLGAAESDMENAIVAFVSDQQTVARVRFRQARDRYEQAVDLLEDEGIEQLELSVEVSTDEALDEVDTFDRILGVDAETIEALREAGYDMPTDLQGLPIDELARTADIDDETAARLKVASWHTPSNQRLFTSADDVTSRLEAATLGYRTC, from the coding sequence ATGCGTTCCGTGGGGACGGCCGCGCTTTCTCGCCGGCGGCTTCTCGCTCAATTTGGGGCGGTTACGACGGCAACTTCGGGGCTTATTCCGATGTCGGGTGTTGCACAGTCTTCAGCAACTACAAACTGGCCAATGCACCGTAGTACTGCCACTAACGCTGGCACTGGCTCAAGTGTAGTTCCAACAGAATCAATCCAGGAACGGTGGCAGTTCACTGTTCAGGCTGAATCATTTTCTGCACCTGCCGTCGTTGATGGGACGGCCTACGTGGGAAGCACCAGTAACTCCGTCTATGCGCTTGATACGGCTACTGGCAATCCACGTTGGCAGTTCCGGACGGACAATAGTATCTATTCAACGCCAGCTGTCGCCGACGGAACGGTCTATGTCAGCTCCACGGATTCCAATGTCTATGCTCTTTCCACTGATGATGGCAGCGAACGATGGAGCACATCACTTGGGCTTCCGATCGGTGCGTCCCCGACACCCGTTGGTGACAGTGTCTACATCGGTGGACGCAACGGCCGAGTGTCTGGCCTCAACGCCACAACTGGGGAGGTACAGTGGGAGTTCAACACTGAGGGCCCAATCTACGGAGCACCAGCAGTTGTTGATGGTAACGTCTACGCTGCGAATGAAGCTGGCATGGTCTTTGCACTCGATGCTGAAGATGGTCGCCGATACTGGCAGACGCAAGTATTAAACGGATTTCGTTCACCACCCGTAGTTGCTGACGGCACACTCTATCTCACGAGCGAAAACGACCGAGTCATTGCTCTCACCGCACAGTTCGGAGAGCAACAGTGGTCGAAGAATATCCCCATACAATCACCAGCAAGCTTGGCGGTGACAGATTCAATACTGGCTGTTCCCGGAGGTGATGGCACACTTTATATTCTTGATCCAGATACGGGCACTGAGCGGTATCAATTCGACGCGGGTGCTCGGTGCTACTCACCCGTTCTGTCCGAAGACGTCCTCTGTGTTGGAATCAGCGGCGGCGTCCGCACCATTGAGCCGACGACGAGTGCTCAGCAGTGGTCATACACACTTAGCCCGTCTGCCCACCCTGCTCTCTCCGTCTCAAACGGGGTTGTATACGCTGCCGGAGAAAATGGTACGCTGTACGCGATCGTCGGCGACGAAACACCTACACCTGGGACTGATTCGGCCGACACCTCGACTCAAACACCGACTCCAACCACAACGCCAACACCAGCCCCTACCGATAGTCGGTCAGATAGTGACTCGACACCCACCGAAACACCAGTGTCGACCTCGCTGGCCACTGGTACCGCGACGCCAGCGATGAGTACAGAGCCCTCACAGCTGTCCATGGTGAGAGAGAACCGGACCCTTCTCGCTGGAATCGGCAGCGTAGTACTTGGCTCGGTGCTGCTAGCGAGCTATCTTGGCTTGCGGAATGGCTCGGCTTCCGATACAGTAGCGGCCACCACGGAGTCGCGCGATACGCACGATACTGGCGATGTTGGAACTGACCGTGATGTTGAGGATGTGACTAGCGATATGGAGCCGGACGAGCTTGTCGAGGAGGCAACACAGGCGTTTGAACAGGGGCAGCGCGCCAAAGATCAGGGTGAGTACGGTCGTGCTGCAACACGACTAGAAGATGCCGTTGAAGGCTTCAACCAAGCGCTATCAGCTGTTGATGATGATCAGGCACCGGAGATTCGTGACGAACTCGAAGCGGCGAAGGCCGCACTGTTGAGTGTCGATTCGCCCCGACAGGCGCTTGATGACGTCCAGGAACTCCTTGGCGCTGCTGAATCGGACATGGAGAATGCTATCGTCGCGTTTGTAAGCGACCAGCAGACGGTCGCCCGCGTCCGATTCCGCCAAGCACGCGACCGCTACGAACAGGCAGTGGACCTCCTCGAGGATGAAGGAATTGAGCAACTGGAGCTATCGGTCGAAGTCTCAACTGACGAAGCGCTCGACGAGGTCGACACTTTTGACAGAATTCTGGGTGTCGACGCTGAGACTATCGAAGCGTTGCGTGAGGCAGGCTACGACATGCCGACCGATCTTCAGGGACTGCCGATCGATGAACTGGCGAGGACGGCAGATATCGATGATGAGACAGCCGCGCGCCTGAAGGTGGCGAGTTGGCACACGCCGTCAAATCAGCGCCTATTCACGTCCGCTGACGATGTGACCTCCCGTCTGGAGGCGGCCACACTTGGCTATCGGACCTGCTAG